Within the Arachis duranensis cultivar V14167 chromosome 10, aradu.V14167.gnm2.J7QH, whole genome shotgun sequence genome, the region TTCTGCTGATTCTGTTAGTTATTTACATGTGATGGAAGCTTACTCGAGACTAGGGGATTGTGGTGAAGTGGTTAGGTTGTTTCATGAGTTTGAGAGTAGGAAATTGAGAGATTCTGCAAGGTACTTAGGTGAGGCGTATGAGATTCTATGCGTTTCGTTAGGGAAGTCTGGAAGAGCTTTTGAAGCTCTTGATTACTTCAGAGAGATGATCAAGAAAGGGGTCTTACAGTATTCAATTTACTCCACATTGGTATACTCTTTCGCGAGTTTGCGCGAGGTTTCTGTTGCTGAGGAAATTCTCAGAGAGGCGAAAAGCAAGACGGTGATAACGGATCCTGAGGTCTATTTGAAGGTTGTGGTTATGTATATTGAAGAGGGTTTAGTTGAGAAGACATTGGAAGTTCTTGTGGAAATGAGGGATGCTGGTGTTAAGGTTTCTGATTGCATATTATGTGCTGTTGTCAATGGATTCAGCAAAAGAAGGGGCTTTCCGGCTGCAGTTCAAGTATTTGAGGAGCTGATTTCTCAAGGTTATGAACCGGGCCAAGTCACCTATGCTTCGGCTATAAATGCCTATTGTCGCCTCGGCCAATACAGCAAAGCAGAGAAGGTGTTTGAAGAAATGGTGGCAAAGGGGTTTGACAAGTGTGTTGTGGCCTATTCAAGCATGATTGTGATGTATGGCCGGACTGGAAGGTTGAGAGACGCAACGAGGTTGATGGCAAAGATGAAAGAAAGAGGGTGCCAACCAAATGTGTGGATTTACAATTCCTTGATAGATATGCATGGGAGGGCTAAGAACTTGAGGCAACTTGAGAAGCTTTGGAAGGAAATGAAGCGAAGAAAGATAGCACCGGATAAGGTGACCTACACCAGTGTAATCGGCGCATATAGTAAGGCAGGGGAGTTTGATACATGTGTGAAACTTTTCAATGAGTATAGATTGAATGGGGGCGTAATCGATAGGGCCATAGCGGGTTTAATGGTTGGTGTGTACTCAAAGGCAAGTATGGTTGATGAATTGGTCAAGCTCtgatctttcaaatttttcataACAATGGCCAAATCTGAA harbors:
- the LOC107472009 gene encoding pentatricopeptide repeat-containing protein At5g13770, chloroplastic, with the translated sequence MAISCTAEWCSRFTHHHAFRSSFYTLPNPNISRFFIHANFSVSPTPILEEASSNLIHHLDCNYGDSPSQQYSKLLATDDDRNLNEFLCGLFEDSKTEELAFDYYQRLKERAEFRPERTTLNHVVRYLWKLKKWDCISSVSEDFKIYRVLPDRDTCSRLIYSCIKHRKFRITETLLDAFQFDSDVATLAFGSAMRGYNKIHMFRRTVLVFRRMKLSNVSADSVSYLHVMEAYSRLGDCGEVVRLFHEFESRKLRDSARYLGEAYEILCVSLGKSGRAFEALDYFREMIKKGVLQYSIYSTLVYSFASLREVSVAEEILREAKSKTVITDPEVYLKVVVMYIEEGLVEKTLEVLVEMRDAGVKVSDCILCAVVNGFSKRRGFPAAVQVFEELISQGYEPGQVTYASAINAYCRLGQYSKAEKVFEEMVAKGFDKCVVAYSSMIVMYGRTGRLRDATRLMAKMKERGCQPNVWIYNSLIDMHGRAKNLRQLEKLWKEMKRRKIAPDKVTYTSVIGAYSKAGEFDTCVKLFNEYRLNGGVIDRAIAGLMVGVYSKASMVDELVKL